The following proteins are co-located in the Cyanobacterium sp. T60_A2020_053 genome:
- a CDS encoding glutathione S-transferase family protein, whose translation MLELYQFELSQFSEKVRLILDYKGLEYKKIEVTPGLGQLEVFKISGQRQVPVLKDGETVIADSTEIALYLDRKYPEKPLIPSDAVARGRCLLMEEWADESLGMKGRKAFLGALNQYPNFRTSFLPSDTPDLLKTALGAIPAELLGGLGAEVFKKAEKGLKQNLEALTLILQNQPYLIGDEPTLADLTVAALTTIIKFPDIQYFEAPVNLQGKGIPGLADNSSYEPFFAWRDRIYSEYRQPASPSKSPNQTKDENKPTSIEIE comes from the coding sequence ATGTTAGAACTATACCAGTTTGAACTATCTCAGTTTTCCGAAAAAGTCCGTTTAATCCTCGATTACAAAGGATTAGAATATAAAAAAATCGAAGTTACTCCCGGTCTTGGACAATTAGAAGTATTCAAAATTTCAGGACAAAGACAAGTGCCAGTATTAAAAGATGGTGAGACTGTCATTGCTGATTCCACCGAAATTGCTCTATATTTAGATCGTAAATATCCCGAAAAACCACTTATACCTAGCGATGCAGTGGCAAGAGGTAGATGTCTATTAATGGAAGAATGGGCAGATGAATCATTGGGCATGAAAGGGCGCAAGGCATTTTTAGGGGCGCTGAATCAATATCCTAACTTCCGTACTTCCTTTTTACCCAGTGATACTCCAGATTTATTGAAAACCGCTTTAGGTGCAATTCCTGCAGAGTTATTAGGGGGGTTGGGCGCTGAAGTGTTCAAAAAAGCAGAGAAAGGCTTAAAACAGAACCTAGAAGCTTTAACCTTAATTTTACAAAATCAACCTTATCTAATTGGAGATGAGCCTACTTTAGCTGATTTAACCGTAGCTGCTTTAACTACCATCATTAAATTTCCTGACATTCAATATTTTGAAGCGCCCGTCAACCTACAAGGTAAAGGTATTCCGGGTTTAGCCGATAATAGCAGTTATGAGCCTTTCTTTGCTTGGCGAGATCGTATTTATAGCGAATATCGTCAACCAGCTTCTCCGTCTAAATCACCTAATCAAACTAAAGACGAGAATAAACCGACATCCATCGAAATCGAATAA
- a CDS encoding DUF29 domain-containing protein — protein sequence MVAQLKTETKNLYDTDYNLWVLETVKKLETKNFTHLDLDNLIEEVLDLSRRDKRKLESLLIRLCEHLLKLSYWELEREKNQGHWQGEIRNFRLQIKRLLKDSPSLKSYLQDIFEESYQNGAKIASDRSKLPLNTFPKTPLADLAQILDENWLP from the coding sequence ATGGTAGCTCAATTAAAAACTGAAACAAAAAATTTATACGATACTGACTATAATCTTTGGGTGTTAGAAACCGTTAAAAAATTAGAAACAAAAAATTTTACTCATTTAGATTTGGATAACTTAATTGAAGAGGTATTAGACTTGAGTCGCAGAGACAAAAGAAAATTAGAAAGTTTATTGATAAGACTATGTGAGCATCTACTAAAACTATCTTATTGGGAATTAGAAAGAGAAAAAAATCAAGGTCATTGGCAAGGAGAAATTCGTAATTTTCGACTACAAATTAAAAGACTTTTAAAAGATAGTCCCAGTTTAAAATCATATCTTCAAGATATTTTTGAGGAATCTTATCAAAACGGAGCAAAAATTGCTTCAGATCGCTCCAAATTACCTCTTAATACTTTTCCCAAAACTCCTCTGGCTGATTTAGCACAGATTTTAGATGAAAATTGGCTTCCGTAA